GAGGAAATCGAGAAGGACAGCTCCATTTGGTTTACTAAGCATTCGAAAGCTTATAGGCGAGCGATGCGACAGGAGGAACTCTAGAAGGCAAATGGAAGAAATTTTACTCCAAAGACATCGTCGAAGTATCTTACTCGAGGAAGCTCCTTGGGTAAGAAATCTGGTTTCTGATTCAGTACCTCCCCATCATTGTAAATATGAAGTTATTTAGTTGGAATATTAGAGGTCTTAATAGCGAAGGTCGGAAGAGAGTAGTCCAAAGTTGGTTACAGAATATGGGTTCGTCGGTAGGAGCACTGTTGGAGACTCATGTACAGGAGGAGAATGTCAGTAGTGTCTTGGGACCTACGGCTCTAGGTTGGAGATTTGATACTAAAAATGATCAGACAGTAGGCGGAAGGATTTGGCTGCTGTGGAAGCCAGAAGTTTTTGTAGTAGTGTACTTGAGAACGGATAAGCTGATTATTTGCGGAGTTACGGATCCTGCTACGGGTACGAGTTGTACAGTTTGCTTTGTTTACGCTCATAATACCTAGATAGAGAGGAGAAGATTGTGGACGGACCTAGCTGCTATTGCTAATAACTCCTTGGTTGCATCCTCACCACTCGTGATTATAGGGGATTTTAATCAGATTTTAACGGCGGAGGAGCACTTCTCGTTGCAATCTTATGAGTTACCAGTTAGAGGTATGACAGAGTTCCATGAATGTCTAGAAGGAAATAATCTCTCAGATATGGACTTTCGGGGCACGTTCTTTTCTTGGTTGAATAGGAGACCGGAGGATCCCATTCTCAGGAAACTGGATAGGGCACTGTGTAATGACAAGTGGCGAGAGGTATATCCAGTAGCGGTGACAGTTTTTGAAGCTCCGGGAGATTCTGACCATTCCCCAGCTATAGTGAGTTTTTCGACTCTTCCAGAGGTTAGGAAGTGCAGCTTTAAATATTTCTCGTTCATCTCCACTCACCCGAGGTACTTGGAAGAGATGGTATCGACTTGGCAGGAGGAAATTCCAGTAGGTTCAAAAATGTTTTCACTGGGTCAGAGATTAAAGAATGTTAAAGCGTTGTGTAGAAAGTTGAATAAAGAAGGGTTTGGGAACATTCAACAGAAGGCAAGGGACTCTATGAACGAGCTGAAGGAGATACAAGAGCAGCTGCTTAGCTCCCCGACAGATTCTCTGTTTCACCAGGAATTTGTTGCAAGGAAGAAGTGGCAATTTTTTGAATCAGCTCAGGAGATATTTTTCAGTAGAAAGGCTCGGGTTAGGTGGCAGTCGTGTGGAGATGCTAATACCACCTTCTTCTATAAGGCAGTCTTAGCGCATCAACTTAGAAATTCTATAAGGTGTTTGGTGGATGGAACGGGCCATAGGATCTTTAGTCAGGACCAGATCAAAGATATGGCAGTGGCGTATTTTCATAATCTTCTCGGTTCAGTAGATAATGAAGTGGTGGCAATATCTGAGGAAGAACTGAGAGGTCTGCAACCATACAGATGCCCTTTTGAAGTTGCAGAGAAGCTCATACTCCTACCAACAGATGAAGAGATTATAGGAATTTGGAAGGGAACGCCTAAAAACAAAGCACCAGGCCCTGATGGGCTTGTTGTGGAGTTTTTTTGGGAGGCCTGGGAAGTGGTTGGGAGGGATGCAGTGGAAGCTATAAAAGAGTTTTTTTCAGACGGGTAGGATGCTCAAGCAGTTTAACGCTACAACAATTGCGCTTATTCCGAAAGTTATAGGGGCAGATCAGTTAACAGCTTTCACGCCGGTTTCGCTTTGCTCATCGATCTATAAAGTCATAGCAAGGattctgaagaagaagctaaagCTATGTATATCAGATATAGTCCAGAGGAATGAAGTGGGGTTTGTTCAGGATCGATTGTTGTGTGAAAATGTGTTGCTAGCTTCAGAGTTAGTTAAGGATTTTTACTGTTAGGGGCAGACAACGCGAGGCTGCCTGAAGATAGACATCTCAAAAGCTTATGACAATTTGAACTGGGATTTTCTTTTGGGATTACTAAAAGCAATAGAGCTCCCAGAGAGGTTTGTGGATTAGATTAAGGAGTGTATCTCTACAACTTCCTATAGCGTTGCAATAAATGGAGAACTCCATGGCTACTTTCAAGGGAAGAATGGACTGAGGCAAGGTGATCTGATATCATCTATGTTATTTGTTATAGCTATGGATGCTCTGTCGAAGAAGTTAGATGAAAGAGCCATCAACGGTCGTTTTGGAATCCACCCGGAGTGTGAAGCCCCGTTGATAACTCATTTAAGCTTTGCAGACGGCGTCTTGATCTTCTTTGATGGGTCAGCAGACTTGTTGAGTGGTATTCTTCAGATTTTGGAGGAATTTCGGCAAATATCAGGACTCAGCATCAACAAGAACAAAACGGAGTTGTTGATAGATGGAGGAAGTGCTAGTAGATGCAGGGAGTTGGCGTCACAAATGGGTATTGCGCAAGGTTCATTGCCGGTGCGATATCTAGGAGTGCCTTTGTCCCCAAGGAAAATGACGCACACTAATTTTCAGCCACTTCTGGATAAGATTTCAGCAAGATTCAACTCTTGGACAATAAAACATTTGTTGTTTGCCGGAAGATTTCAGTTGATACAAGCAGTTATTTACTCAACAATATCATTCTGGGCTTCAATGTTCATCATTCCTAATGAATGCATCCGCATTCTAGAGAGGATGTGTAATGCGTTTTTGTGGAACGGAGCTCCTAATTCAGCAAGAGGGGTAAAGATTGCTTGGGAGTCAGTGTGCACACCCAAGGAAGCAGGAGGGTTGGGGCTTAAGAGACTGGCTGATTGGAATGTTGTTCTTGGATTGaagttaatttggttattgtatgCGGCAGGGGGTTCATTGTGGGTCTCGTGGGTGAGAAGGAACTTAATTGGGTGGAGAATTTTTGGATGTTAGAATTGCAGAGAAACGCAAGCTGGATCTGGAAATCGTTGTGTAAGCTGAGACCTATAGCAAGACCCTTCATCCAGTGTAGAGTGGGCTCGGGGATCACAGCAAAATTTTGGGTAGATAACTGGACGTCATTGGGGCCGCTGATTGATGTAGTGGGAGAGAATGGACCTATGATCACTGGAGTGAATCTTAATGCGGTGGTGGCAGATGCGTTAAGAAATGGAGGTTGGATCTTTGAGAGGAGTAGAAGCAGGAACCCTATTATCTCCTTCATGAGGGAGAGCCTTCCTGCCTCTCAACCGATCATTGAATCAGAGGAAGATGATCAATATGTTTGGGTTACTAATAGGCAGAATGGTTCGGAGGCATTCTCCACTAGTGTAACTTGGAGGAGTTTATTCCCTTGCAACACAGAAGTCTTTTGGCACAAAGAGATCTGGTTTACAGGGCGTATTCCGAAGCATGCCTTTATGTCTTTGATAGCAGCAAGAGACAGGATGGTTACTAGAGATAGACTGATCAGTTGGGGGTTGCAAGTGCCTACGGTCTGTGTACTATGCGTGAGAGACGACGAGAATAGGCagcatctcttctttgattGTGTTTTCAGTAGGCAGGTGTGGTCTCACTTTGTTGACAGATTACACCTCTCTCCTCCAGCACAATTCGAGAGTGGGTTGAGATGGCTGAAGAACCCATCAAGAGACAAGAATGTGAAGCTGATAGTGAGGCTGCTTTATCAAGCTTGTCTATATCTGATTTGGAGGGAAAGAAACTCGAGAATACACTCTGGAAATACTCGATAACCGGGGGCGTTAATTGCTGAGATTAAGCAATTGATCAGACTACGACTCGATCCTTTGTCTCGTGCTCAGGTTTTGAAACAAGGAGAGATCTCGGTGCTCTCAGCATGGTTTGTTGTCTTTTAGAGTTGCACagagtagtttttttttagtttgagtAGAGAATTTTGGTAGTGGGCTAATGTCTGTCTGTTTTAGGGTTTGGGCCTTTTTTTGTAGTCGCatgttatataaataaaagaaaaaaaaatatcttttattctCTCTATGATAATTTTCATATTCATTTGAAGGTttcatttgttattttttctctttcagtTTTAGTGATTCCTTTATCTGTCAGAGCAGGTTTtgttattcttatttttatacttttttcTTACACCAACTTGTATAGTAATTATCTTGTACCAATCaacaaagaaaatgatattGTTTTGGTAACTTAGTGATATTATTCTTATAAAACAGTATATCATTACTATTTATTAATCATATGCAGAATGaatctattttatttgtatGTTATAAAAGTGCAACCTTGCTAAATTGGTAAAATTTGTATTCTTCTCGAAGATATACATTATGTACGTGTTAaactgatttatatatttattacaatttatcatctctatatattatttctttttcgtTACTGCTACTTAAATTTTCGGAATAAATAGGTTTTGAACAGTAACCAAAGAATGAAATGGAACACTGAATTTCTTatcattccaaaaaaaaatcaccattcacaaggaatagtTTTTCCCTCTTGTTCCTccccattcttttttttgttgagaaatatagaacaaaaatattccttgttaaatttgataaggaacaagcattccttttcattcctgcaATTTTAGTCCTATACGTTTCTTTCCTATTCATTCCTCGTGTTCCCGAAAAGGTCACCAGTCGGAGCCTtaataaacaaacatcattACTGTAAAATCTTGTCATTACAAAAACTCATGATATAGCAAAATTCTCAGTTTTTGTATACACTTTACATATATGATCAATCAAAATcggcaaattttttttttttttttttaactaaaaatcgTCGGAAATATTTTTCCGTAGACGATTCTTAAGAACTTACTAAATGCGGTCTAATGAACGGATAGTTGCTAATTCCTATGATTGATTgatcaaattattaaaaagaactagtatatgaaataataaacaaaagagcttttttttttgctcaaacAGAGTCCTTTTTATCATTGCATAAATCAATTGTTAAATAAGAAAAGAGCCATAAAAACTAGGAACTTTCAAATTAAAGTCAAAAAAATCTTCAACTTATGTTTGAgctaaaaaaatctttaacttTCAAATGTTGGCCGTTTTAACTATCATAATTTGTTGAGTTGGCCATTTAAGAAACCTAAATAGTCAACTGCTAAACtcgattataaaaataaatgtttgttAACTCTCTAaacaatgttgttttaaaaaattagtcaAACGACGTTGTTTTGCTTCTTTAAACACTTGAAGCATCTCTTTCGCGAAACTAAAGCGCCAAATCGACTTCATATTCCTCACTCGGAAATGAGGAAGATGAAGTCGGTTTAGGGTTCTGGTTTCGCAAAAAAATATGCTTTGAGTGTTTACAAAAGTAAAACTACGttgtttgattaatatttaatcagtttttaaaataaCGTTGTTTAAAGAGTTAACAAAcgtctatttttttaatctagtTTAACAATTGACTATTTGAATTTCTTGAATGGTCGAgtcaacaaaatataatatttaaaacaacCAATATTTGAAAGTTGGAGATTTTTTTAGCTCAAACATAAGTTGAAAGGTTTTTTAGCTTTAATTTGAAAGTTGATAGTTTTAATGGACGTTTTCTCGTTGTTAAATCAGGAAAAACTATTCTAACTCCGTAATGGCACTCCTTTACAATCATGCTCTGAGTGTAATCCCCTTTTTTTGCATTGGTAATAAAATTCACCTTGTTCTAAAAATATACTTGTATTTAAAATCAGTACAAATATTCTTATAGTTGTTGACGAGAAGCAGTTTGGAAAAGATGACATACAATTGACaaattaaattaactaaaactCCATTAACTCTGAAAACTCTTTCTATTCGTATGAATTTTCAAAGTGTTAAAAAGAAAACCCACCCAAATGACTACAAAATCACAgtgattaaaataattaacatcATGATTTTCTATTAGTTATGATAGCTATTGGCTACTTTTTATGCATTAATTGAAACTCGAATAATAATAcaacaaatataataatataaaacattaaactaCATACTACTGTCTACTGAGATACTATGTGACTAATTAACTCATCAAGCTCTCAAAGATTATCAATGTAGGTGATGTTTGTTTATTtctaatatagtttttttttttgtcaaatttttaatatagtttAGTTTGCGTTtatgactaatatatatgtgtctgtATCTCTCTCTCTGAGACTATAATTTAGGTTATAGCTGCAAAATATGTGTGAATGCAATTAGGCTTTTATATATGCAAATATATTAGTGGTTTATGTCCATATTTCCTAcaatagttataaaaatatctaaattattaaaaaactgTCTCAGATCGATTATAGAATTAACAAGAAACAAATGTCATTTTGATTTAtttcgagtttttttttcttttcgaaactCTTCGAGTTTTTCATGCATGAAAAAGagattgtaaattttttttttggtgtaaatgatTGATTGTAAAAGTTGATCATATGATACTTGTTATTAAAGTAGAGTATCAAtgttgttataaatatataatcaacatGAATTAAGACAACTCCACAAACCAAAAGAAGatcaaaatactttttaaagGGTAGTCTGGGATAACTAATACGTACCAACAGTTAACGTTATCCCataatacaataatattttgagATAGAAGTGCACCGCCATTTGTAGGAAGCAGTAagccaagtttttttttttttgctaaattgtaaatgtCATTAATCAAAATGAAGGTTTGGTTACAAATTTAATTGTAACCAGATTCTGTTCGAGAGTCATTCTGAATTTTTGGGGCcgcaaaaagtttaaaaaaaccCCCAAGACACAAATAGATTAACTCAAAGCTTGCCAACAATGGTGAACTTTGAAGTTAATAAACATTATAGGACAAGAGACATCAAATTAAACTCCCCACCCAAACGCTTCTTGACTATTAGAGTAACCAGACCATCAAGAGAATAGCTAGAGGCAAGTTCAGTCAAGCACTCACCGAAGTGGCTCAAGCAGACATCGACAGAAGCGGCTGGCTTTCGCTCCAGAGCTCCACTAGAGGAGGAAGAGGCTGACAAACGAGCCCAAGTTAATGCAGCAGACGACGAAAATGTAGACCTGAACAACACCACTAGAAGTGAAAGCACAAGTTACGGTCAAGCGCAGCCG
The window above is part of the Brassica napus cultivar Da-Ae chromosome C8, Da-Ae, whole genome shotgun sequence genome. Proteins encoded here:
- the LOC106412904 gene encoding uncharacterized protein LOC106412904 → MDALSKKLDERAINGRFGIHPECEAPLITHLSFADGVLIFFDGSADLLSGILQILEEFRQISGLSINKNKTELLIDGGSASRCRELASQMGIAQGSLPVRYLGVPLSPRKMTHTNFQPLLDKISARFNSWTIKHLLFAGRFQLIQAVIYSTISFWASMFIIPNECIRILERMCNAFLWNGAPNSARGVKIAWESVCTPKEAGGGFIVGLVGEKELNWVENFWMLELQRNASWIWKSLCKLRPIARPFIQCRVGSGITAKFWVDNWTSLGPLIDVVGENGPMITGVNLNAVVADALRNGGWIFERSRSRNPIISFMRESLPASQPIIESEEDDQYVWVTNRQNGSEAFSTSVTWRSLFPCNTEVFWHKEIWFTGRIPKHAFMSLIAARDRMVTRDRLISWGLQVPTITPLSSSTIREWVEMAEEPIKRQECEADSEAALSSLSISDLEGKKLENTLWKYSITGGVNC